A DNA window from Selenomonas sp. oral taxon 126 contains the following coding sequences:
- a CDS encoding type II toxin-antitoxin system HicB family antitoxin, which yields MKHYYPAVFETAEEGGYTVTIPDIEGCFTEGRTLEQAMWMAQDAIGCMLEGTDEKDYPRARGVKSVDTSEFADCFVTLVEFDRQIYEQRCRDILIAREQLAALA from the coding sequence ATGAAGCATTATTATCCTGCGGTGTTCGAGACTGCCGAAGAGGGCGGCTACACTGTGACCATTCCTGATATTGAGGGGTGTTTCACGGAGGGGAGAACGCTGGAGCAGGCAATGTGGATGGCGCAGGACGCGATTGGATGTATGTTGGAGGGCACGGATGAAAAGGACTACCCGCGCGCCCGAGGCGTAAAAAGTGTAGATACATCGGAATTTGCGGATTGTTTTGTGACGCTCGTGGAGTTTGATCGACAAATCTACGAGCAGCGGTGTCGGGATATATTGATTGCACGTGAGCAGCTTGCGGCACTGGCATAA
- a CDS encoding type II toxin-antitoxin system HicB family antitoxin has product MKHYYPAVFETAEEGGYTVTIPDIEGCFTEGRTLEQA; this is encoded by the coding sequence ATGAAGCATTATTATCCTGCGGTGTTCGAGACTGCCGAAGAGGGCGGCTACACTGTGACCATTCCTGATATTGAGGGGTGTTTCACGGAGGGGAGAACGCTGGAGCAGGCA
- a CDS encoding zeta toxin family protein produces MADLFTGVHAGNIIFISGDAYRPFHPHMAELRVHFGDDAVLHTQEFAGRMTEAL; encoded by the coding sequence ATGGCAGACCTCTTCACAGGCGTGCATGCGGGCAATATCATCTTCATCAGCGGCGATGCCTACCGCCCGTTTCACCCGCACATGGCGGAACTCCGCGTGCACTTCGGCGATGATGCCGTCCTCCACACGCAGGAATTCGCGGGCAGGATGACCGAGGCACTCTGA
- a CDS encoding phosphoribosylaminoimidazolecarboxamide formyltransferase, which yields MNEIALKYGCNPNQTPARVYADGGLPFTVLNGRPGYINLLDALNSWQLVRELREMSGLPAAASFKHVSPAGAALGLPLTDTLARAVAAEGKGLSPVACAYVRARGADRMSSYGDFAAVSDICDESLAEFLRGEVSDGIIAPGYTEKALEILKSKRKGSYLILQMDESYAPPALERKDVYGVTFEQQRNDVRITEDCLADRPTANKDIPEAARRDLLLALITLKYTQSNSVCYAVDGQAIGVGAGQQSRVHCTRLAGNKADIWQLRQSPQVLALPFRDDIRRPDRDNAIDVYTAGDEEDYALLASDWQRLFTEKPAPFTRAEKRAYLSNIKGVALGSDAFFPFGDNVERAHMSGVSYIAQSGGSIRDDNVIETCDKYGIAMAMTHIRLFHH from the coding sequence ATGAACGAAATCGCACTCAAATACGGCTGCAACCCGAACCAGACGCCTGCACGCGTCTATGCGGACGGGGGGCTGCCCTTCACCGTGCTGAACGGACGCCCCGGCTACATCAACCTGCTCGACGCGCTGAACAGCTGGCAGCTCGTACGCGAATTGCGCGAGATGTCGGGACTGCCCGCCGCCGCCTCGTTCAAGCACGTCAGCCCTGCGGGCGCGGCGCTGGGGCTCCCGCTCACGGATACACTGGCGCGTGCCGTCGCTGCCGAGGGAAAGGGGCTCTCGCCCGTCGCGTGTGCCTATGTGCGGGCGCGCGGCGCGGATCGCATGAGCTCCTACGGCGACTTTGCCGCCGTCTCGGACATCTGCGACGAGAGCCTTGCCGAGTTCCTGCGCGGCGAGGTCTCCGACGGCATCATCGCGCCGGGGTACACGGAGAAGGCGCTTGAGATTCTGAAATCCAAGCGCAAGGGCAGCTATCTCATCCTCCAAATGGACGAGAGCTATGCGCCGCCCGCGCTCGAGCGCAAGGATGTGTACGGCGTCACCTTCGAGCAGCAGCGCAACGACGTGCGCATCACGGAGGACTGCCTCGCGGATCGCCCGACGGCGAACAAGGACATCCCCGAGGCTGCGCGCCGCGACCTCCTGCTCGCCCTCATCACACTCAAATACACCCAGTCCAACTCTGTCTGCTACGCCGTGGACGGACAGGCGATCGGCGTCGGCGCGGGACAGCAGTCGCGCGTCCACTGCACACGCCTGGCGGGCAATAAGGCGGACATCTGGCAGCTGCGCCAAAGCCCGCAGGTGCTCGCCCTCCCGTTCCGCGACGATATTCGCCGTCCTGACCGCGACAACGCCATCGACGTCTATACGGCGGGCGATGAGGAGGACTATGCTCTCCTCGCGAGTGACTGGCAGCGCCTCTTTACGGAGAAGCCCGCGCCCTTCACGCGCGCGGAAAAGCGCGCCTACCTCAGCAATATCAAGGGCGTCGCCCTCGGCTCGGATGCCTTCTTCCCGTTTGGCGACAATGTGGAGCGCGCGCATATGAGCGGCGTCTCCTACATCGCGCAGAGCGGCGGCTCGATCCGCGACGACAATGTGATCGAGACGTGCGACAAATACGGCATCGCAATGGCAATGACCCACATCCGCCTGTTCCACCACTGA
- a CDS encoding TonB-dependent copper receptor: MTRKKNRCPLPILGITLGAMLSGASVCAAEAAPATTDDEEMQTFTLDEIVVTGYRTSAPLALVTDPQQPRLPIPAADGAGYLKSIPGFSVVRKGGVGGDPMMRGMGGSRLVMDMNGGGMMGGCPNRMDPTSTYAFPETFSSITVNKGPQSVRYGASVAGSVIFARDTQRFERPEVRGTVSVLGASNHRIDELVDVAAGDRAGYARFIQTRSYARDYADGDGRRIHSGYGRHSLSGIVGITPDPDTLFELSYDRSRGWAKYAHGMMDGAQFDRDSYAAKFERAHLSPVVEKLTMQFNHDTIDHVMDNYTLRPGGMMGTDVKRVQYDVRAVADLRFSPRSTGAVGIDLRHDAHYFAEAHQRLKGAFGNDMDIENLGIFIEYNRDLSAYSSLLTGLRWDKMETDYHNARFRNPRGMLTRDLVPGSAVDHAVSGFVRYEQTAKTKPLTFYVGLGHAERPADYWEAYHTWAAYSNHRMGMSADPAATRPRREKNTQLDLGWIYEDARTRANLSLYYAQVDDFILRLPALGGNRTPYGNVDARLYGLEAEMTRTVSPHWTLGASLAYTRGDDRTNRAALPQIAPLEANLTAKYSLKKVEANAVWRLVSHQNRYHSGYGSVTGTDYGPTGGFGVLSLSLAYRPDENVTLSLGVDNVCNKTYAEFVNYSAAPIAALGIAGGGHITEPGRTLWLKTTCRF, encoded by the coding sequence ATGACCCGCAAGAAGAATCGCTGTCCGCTCCCCATCCTCGGCATCACGCTGGGCGCCATGCTCAGCGGGGCGTCGGTCTGCGCGGCGGAGGCAGCTCCCGCAACAACCGATGATGAGGAGATGCAGACGTTCACCCTCGATGAGATCGTGGTGACGGGCTATCGCACGTCGGCGCCGCTCGCCCTCGTCACCGACCCGCAGCAACCGCGTCTGCCCATCCCCGCCGCCGACGGCGCGGGCTATCTGAAGTCCATCCCCGGCTTCTCCGTCGTGCGCAAGGGCGGAGTCGGCGGCGATCCGATGATGCGCGGCATGGGCGGCTCACGGCTCGTGATGGATATGAACGGCGGCGGGATGATGGGCGGCTGTCCGAACCGCATGGACCCGACGTCGACCTATGCGTTCCCCGAGACGTTCAGCAGCATCACGGTGAACAAGGGACCGCAGAGCGTCCGCTACGGCGCGAGCGTGGCGGGCAGCGTCATCTTTGCGCGCGATACGCAACGGTTCGAGCGTCCCGAGGTGCGCGGCACGGTCTCCGTCCTCGGCGCATCGAACCATCGCATCGACGAGCTGGTCGATGTCGCGGCGGGCGACCGCGCGGGCTACGCGCGTTTCATCCAGACGCGCAGCTATGCCCGCGACTACGCGGACGGCGACGGCAGACGCATCCACTCGGGCTACGGACGGCACAGTCTCTCGGGGATCGTCGGCATCACGCCCGACCCCGACACCCTCTTCGAGCTGTCCTACGACCGTAGCCGCGGCTGGGCAAAATACGCGCACGGCATGATGGACGGCGCGCAGTTCGACCGCGACAGCTACGCGGCGAAGTTCGAGCGGGCGCATCTCTCGCCCGTCGTGGAAAAGCTGACAATGCAGTTCAACCACGACACGATTGATCACGTGATGGACAACTACACTCTGCGTCCCGGCGGCATGATGGGCACGGATGTCAAGCGCGTGCAGTACGACGTCCGCGCGGTCGCCGATCTGCGCTTCTCGCCCCGGAGTACAGGCGCGGTCGGCATTGATCTGCGCCACGACGCGCACTATTTCGCCGAGGCGCACCAACGGCTGAAGGGCGCGTTCGGGAATGACATGGACATCGAGAATCTCGGCATTTTCATCGAGTACAACCGCGATCTCAGCGCGTACAGCAGTCTGCTCACGGGGCTGCGCTGGGACAAAATGGAGACGGACTACCATAACGCCCGTTTCCGCAATCCGAGGGGGATGCTCACGCGCGACCTCGTCCCCGGCAGCGCCGTCGATCATGCGGTGAGCGGATTCGTGCGCTACGAGCAGACGGCAAAGACGAAGCCGCTGACGTTCTACGTCGGACTGGGGCACGCGGAGCGCCCCGCCGACTACTGGGAGGCGTACCACACATGGGCGGCGTACAGCAACCACCGCATGGGGATGAGTGCCGATCCCGCCGCAACGCGTCCGCGCAGGGAGAAGAATACGCAGCTCGATCTCGGCTGGATCTATGAGGACGCGCGGACGCGCGCAAATCTCTCGCTCTACTACGCGCAGGTCGATGACTTCATCCTGCGCCTGCCCGCGCTCGGCGGGAACCGCACGCCATACGGCAATGTGGACGCGCGGCTCTACGGGCTGGAGGCGGAGATGACGCGCACTGTCTCCCCGCACTGGACGCTCGGCGCATCGCTCGCCTACACGCGCGGCGACGACCGCACGAACCGCGCCGCCCTCCCGCAGATCGCGCCGCTTGAGGCGAATCTGACGGCGAAGTACAGTCTCAAAAAGGTGGAGGCAAACGCCGTCTGGCGTCTCGTCAGTCATCAGAACCGCTATCACAGTGGCTACGGCAGCGTCACGGGCACGGACTACGGCCCGACGGGCGGGTTCGGCGTCCTCTCACTCAGCCTCGCCTACCGTCCGGACGAGAACGTCACCCTCTCCCTCGGCGTGGACAATGTGTGCAACAAGACGTACGCCGAGTTCGTCAACTACAGCGCGGCACCGATTGCGGCGCTCGGCATCGCGGGCGGCGGCCACATCACGGAGCCGGGGCGCACGCTCTGGCTCAAGACCACCTGCCGCTTTTGA
- a CDS encoding LktC family protein has translation MIEAAKTFEEYIKKENITGFQIREAGDDRNTTIFESEIEVEGRRLPIVVIIDSTAYATIRIRLAQNAVDDTNAMLLTGWLMRQNQDSRLVKFYLTSDTAILADVVVPHNPEAFDPEVMVSVLRVFIRDITKLMPDLAMLLPEE, from the coding sequence GTGATCGAAGCGGCCAAGACATTCGAGGAATATATTAAGAAGGAAAATATCACGGGCTTCCAGATCCGTGAGGCGGGCGACGACCGCAATACGACGATCTTTGAGAGCGAGATTGAGGTCGAGGGGCGGCGGCTTCCCATTGTTGTCATCATCGACTCCACTGCGTACGCGACCATCCGCATCCGTCTCGCGCAGAATGCGGTCGACGACACGAACGCGATGCTGCTCACGGGTTGGCTCATGCGTCAGAATCAGGACAGCCGCCTCGTGAAGTTCTACCTCACCTCCGACACCGCCATCCTCGCCGACGTCGTCGTCCCGCACAATCCCGAGGCGTTCGACCCCGAGGTCATGGTGAGCGTCCTGCGCGTCTTCATTCGCGACATCACGAAGCTCATGCCGGATCTCGCCATGCTCCTGCCCGAGGAGTAA
- a CDS encoding protein-ADP-ribose hydrolase, whose protein sequence is MSLSLIQKLNEMLLSEQPAYRAQATQIEKTEKAQRGLLRALMNVRPPRPLSAEFLRLQDELLSAEREERGVMDVMTLPAVPSDPRIVLWQGDITRLRADAIVNAANSALLGCFIPCHRCIDNAIHSAAGLQLRAECAALMEGQGHPEETGTAKLTAGYNLPARHVLHTVGPIVAGALTEEDRALLASCYRSCLSLAAAHELSSIAFCCISTGEFHFPNAAAAEIAVREVRAFLRENNTIKRVVFNVFKDEDRAIYERLLT, encoded by the coding sequence ATGTCCCTATCTCTCATTCAAAAACTGAACGAAATGCTCCTTTCCGAGCAACCTGCGTACCGCGCACAGGCGACGCAGATAGAGAAGACGGAAAAGGCGCAGCGCGGTCTCCTGCGTGCGCTGATGAATGTCCGTCCGCCGCGCCCGCTCTCGGCGGAGTTCCTGCGATTGCAGGACGAACTGCTCTCGGCGGAGCGGGAGGAGCGCGGCGTGATGGATGTGATGACGCTCCCCGCCGTGCCCTCCGACCCGCGCATTGTGCTCTGGCAGGGAGACATCACGCGCCTTCGGGCGGATGCGATTGTGAATGCGGCGAACTCCGCGCTGCTCGGCTGCTTTATTCCGTGTCATCGTTGTATTGACAACGCAATTCACTCTGCGGCAGGCTTGCAGCTGCGCGCGGAATGCGCGGCGCTCATGGAAGGGCAGGGACACCCTGAGGAGACAGGCACGGCGAAGCTCACGGCGGGCTATAACCTCCCCGCGCGTCACGTTCTCCACACGGTCGGCCCCATTGTCGCGGGCGCACTCACGGAGGAGGATCGGGCGCTGCTCGCCTCCTGCTACCGCTCCTGCCTCTCCCTTGCGGCGGCGCACGAGCTGAGCTCCATCGCATTCTGCTGCATCTCCACAGGCGAGTTCCACTTCCCGAATGCGGCGGCGGCGGAGATCGCCGTGCGCGAGGTGCGCGCATTCCTGCGCGAAAACAATACCATCAAGCGCGTCGTCTTCAACGTGTTTAAGGACGAGGATCGCGCGATCTACGAAAGACTGCTGACATGA
- a CDS encoding Sir2 silent information regulator family NAD-dependent deacetylase: protein MNESIAKLKNALASADCILIGAGAGLSAAAGYDYTGARFLKYFSDFHARFGIEDIYTGGFYPFPTRESFWAWWSRSIYINRYAPLPGDVYADLLHLVAGRDYFVLTTNVDHAFQRAGFDKARLFYTQGDFGLFQSSRPHGASAGKTYDNEEMVRAMLTAQGFTFDEDGTLLLPTDGAPVMEIPTALIPYCPDDGAEMTTNLRADASFVEDAGWHAAAARYKDYLAHTEGKRTLLFELGVGMNTPGIIKYPFWRMTASRTDVTLASVSLGTAFVPDEIAAQSIVIDGDIAEVLRLMA, encoded by the coding sequence ATGAACGAATCCATTGCAAAACTAAAAAACGCCCTCGCCTCTGCCGACTGCATTCTGATCGGCGCGGGGGCGGGGCTGTCTGCGGCGGCGGGATATGATTATACGGGCGCGCGTTTCCTGAAGTATTTCTCGGATTTTCACGCACGCTTTGGCATTGAGGACATCTATACGGGCGGCTTCTACCCGTTCCCGACGCGCGAGAGCTTCTGGGCGTGGTGGAGCAGGAGCATCTACATCAACCGCTATGCGCCGCTGCCGGGCGATGTGTACGCCGATCTTCTGCATCTGGTCGCGGGACGGGACTACTTCGTGCTGACGACGAACGTCGATCACGCCTTTCAGCGCGCGGGCTTTGACAAGGCACGCCTCTTCTATACGCAGGGGGATTTTGGCCTCTTTCAGAGCAGTCGCCCGCACGGGGCTTCTGCGGGAAAGACCTACGACAACGAGGAAATGGTGCGCGCCATGCTCACGGCGCAGGGGTTCACATTCGATGAGGATGGAACGCTGCTTCTGCCGACGGACGGCGCGCCCGTGATGGAGATCCCTACGGCGCTCATCCCGTACTGTCCCGACGACGGCGCGGAGATGACGACGAATCTGCGCGCGGACGCGAGCTTTGTCGAGGATGCGGGCTGGCACGCAGCTGCCGCGCGCTATAAGGACTACCTCGCACATACGGAGGGGAAGCGGACGCTCCTCTTCGAGCTCGGCGTCGGGATGAATACGCCCGGCATCATCAAGTACCCGTTCTGGCGCATGACCGCATCGCGCACGGATGTCACGCTCGCAAGCGTAAGCCTCGGGACGGCATTCGTGCCCGACGAGATTGCCGCGCAGAGCATCGTGATCGACGGGGATATCGCGGAGGTACTGCGGTTGATGGCATAG
- the nagB gene encoding glucosamine-6-phosphate deaminase, whose amino-acid sequence MRIIFTDTYKKMSEEAAKIIAGQLWIKPDSVLGLATGSTPVELYQNLVWLYKAVGLDFSQATSFNLDEYVGLAEDDPQSYHRFMHENLFDHVNIRKDRVFFPNGLAADSAVESERYEDAITAAGGIDMQLLGIGRNAHIGFNEPGESFTRTTHKVALKESTIAANARFFTSADEVPREAMSMGVGTIFRARHIVLLASGAEKAEAVRDAVEGAITPQVPASILQLHPSVTLIVDDEAGALIKAKA is encoded by the coding sequence ATGCGCATCATTTTTACGGATACCTATAAGAAGATGAGCGAGGAGGCGGCAAAGATCATTGCGGGGCAACTCTGGATCAAGCCGGACTCGGTACTCGGACTGGCGACGGGCAGCACACCTGTCGAACTCTATCAGAACCTCGTCTGGCTCTACAAGGCGGTCGGGCTGGACTTCTCGCAGGCGACTTCGTTCAATCTGGATGAGTACGTGGGACTTGCGGAGGACGATCCGCAGAGTTACCATCGCTTCATGCACGAAAACCTCTTCGACCATGTGAACATCCGCAAGGATCGCGTATTCTTCCCGAACGGGCTCGCTGCAGACAGCGCGGTGGAGAGCGAACGCTACGAGGATGCAATCACAGCGGCGGGCGGTATCGACATGCAGCTCCTCGGGATCGGGCGCAACGCACACATCGGCTTCAACGAGCCGGGAGAGTCGTTCACACGCACAACGCACAAGGTCGCGCTGAAGGAGAGTACGATCGCGGCAAATGCACGCTTCTTCACCTCCGCCGATGAGGTACCGCGCGAGGCGATGAGCATGGGCGTCGGCACGATCTTCCGTGCGCGTCACATCGTCCTGCTCGCGAGCGGCGCGGAGAAGGCGGAGGCAGTGCGCGACGCGGTCGAGGGCGCAATCACCCCGCAGGTGCCCGCCTCCATCCTGCAGCTGCATCCGAGCGTGACCCTCATCGTCGATGATGAGGCGGGCGCACTCATCAAGGCGAAAGCGTGA
- the nagA gene encoding N-acetylglucosamine-6-phosphate deacetylase codes for MKVIQNGILILPDERGRFTAQTEHILCYDERITRIVPATEFTAEGVDEVIDAAGAYVAPGFLNVHIHGCDGADTMDENADALGKIAAFQARTGVTSFLPTTMTCAYDAVERALDRIRRAMTEKPHGARILGSHMEGPFISPAKKGAQDEQYILPPTFERIAPYRDVIKIITVAPEMIVEDDFIESCCKSGIIVSLGHTAADYETACAAIASGASHITHLCNAMTGLNHRKPGMLGAALDTDANCELIVDNVHVHPAMQRIIYAAKRGRNLIPITDSMRACGLSDGVSELGGQKVYVKGTLATLADGTIAGSVLRMNDGLRILRENLGIAIPAIVEMATRTPAEELGVYGELGSLSVGKYADIAIFDEEFRIRRTIVGGRDCFVP; via the coding sequence ATGAAAGTCATTCAAAACGGCATTCTCATCCTGCCGGACGAGCGCGGACGCTTCACGGCACAGACGGAGCACATCCTCTGCTACGATGAACGGATCACGCGCATCGTTCCCGCAACGGAGTTCACGGCGGAGGGTGTGGATGAGGTCATCGACGCGGCGGGTGCGTACGTTGCGCCGGGCTTTCTGAACGTCCACATCCACGGCTGCGACGGCGCGGATACGATGGACGAGAATGCGGATGCCCTCGGGAAAATTGCCGCATTCCAAGCGCGCACGGGCGTGACCTCCTTCCTCCCGACCACGATGACCTGCGCCTACGACGCAGTGGAGCGGGCACTTGACCGCATCCGCCGTGCAATGACGGAGAAGCCGCACGGTGCACGCATCCTCGGTTCACATATGGAGGGCCCCTTTATCAGCCCCGCAAAGAAGGGCGCACAGGACGAACAGTACATCCTCCCCCCCACATTTGAAAGGATCGCCCCCTACCGTGATGTCATCAAGATCATCACCGTTGCGCCGGAGATGATTGTGGAGGACGACTTTATCGAGAGCTGCTGCAAGAGCGGCATCATCGTCTCCCTCGGACATACGGCAGCGGACTATGAGACGGCGTGCGCGGCGATTGCGTCCGGCGCATCGCACATCACGCATCTGTGCAACGCGATGACGGGGCTGAATCACCGAAAGCCCGGCATGCTCGGCGCAGCACTCGACACCGATGCGAACTGTGAGCTGATCGTGGACAATGTGCACGTCCACCCCGCCATGCAGCGCATTATCTACGCAGCAAAGCGCGGGAGAAACCTAATCCCCATCACGGACTCCATGCGTGCCTGCGGCCTCTCGGACGGTGTCTCGGAGCTCGGCGGACAGAAGGTCTACGTCAAGGGAACGCTCGCAACCCTTGCCGACGGGACAATTGCGGGCAGCGTGCTCCGCATGAACGACGGGCTGCGCATCCTCCGTGAGAATCTGGGCATTGCCATTCCCGCCATCGTCGAGATGGCGACGCGCACCCCCGCCGAGGAGCTGGGCGTCTATGGCGAACTCGGTTCGCTCAGCGTCGGAAAATACGCGGATATTGCGATCTTTGACGAGGAGTTTCGGATACGGCGTACAATTGTTGGCGGGCGGGATTGCTTTGTTCCATAA